Sequence from the Castanea sativa cultivar Marrone di Chiusa Pesio chromosome 12, ASM4071231v1 genome:
AAGTGCTTGGAAGCTTAACcatattttttgggtttgactCACAGCGCCAATACTTATTCCAGTCAGACTTCCGCTGATCTTTCCATTTTCTGGTAATTGATCAAGCAAAAAGTATTAGaatccaaatctttttttttttttttttggttaacttAATTCTCAAAATCAAGGTAAGATTGATTcagaaaaatgaacaaaagtagACATAATACTGACCTACTACTTTGGCGATGCCAAGGGCAAGCCCAATTGTTGAGTAAGTGAAGGACATCACAGCAGCAACAATGGAGAGCCACCATAGTTGATCAAAGTCAGGAATTTGAGAGAATATGATTTGAACAATGCCAAATGCAATCATATATGGGTTGCTATTGACATGGCATGGATCTTTGTCATCACTGCTGTGGAAGCAATTAGACCTTTTGATTGCCCTGTTTAATCAAAAACCAAATGACCCATTAGTCTccaaataacaattaaaaaaccaaaatcctAGCTACGtacctatatataataattaaaaaaaaaaaaaaaaacttacaccATGCTTATAGAAGATGCTATTGTGTAGCCAATGGCAACACCAAAGAGGTTCAGGTACTGAACTAGTCCACATATTTTGACCTTTGATCCACCTAAAAATCAAAAAACATAGATAAAAATTAGaacttcaataaaataaaataaaagtaaccacttgttttattatataatttgagTGGAAAATCAAAATATGGTAAAAATTATATACCAAGGTTGGATCGAACTGCGTCCATATAAGTGTAGTTTCTTTTGCCATTGACTGGGTCCCCTGAACGATAACAAGCAGAGAGGAGTGTGGAAGTATAGTATGTCACAAAAGAGAACAAGAACATCACAGTAGGACCAGCCACCCATCCTAGCTGAGCTGTGGCCCAAGCCAAGGACAAAACCCCAGATCCAATCACAGCTGTTATTATGTGAGCACTTGCTGTCCAAACCGTCCCTggttcaaaaacaaaaacagatatAATAAGTACTATCAAACACATTAAGCACCAAACTACTTTTGgttagcatatatttatgaaaaaaaacttctttaattgttgttttgaaaaatattaggaGGTTGTATCTAGACAAAATGAGCTTAAAAAGTGCGGTTTCAAACTGCTTTACCAAATGGGCAATAAGAAAACTTTAAGAAAGAGTTATATGATATGGGATTTTACCAGTTCGCTTGAGGCGGCCATCGTCGTCTATGCACTTGGAGCCGCTGTGTGGGATAACATCTATGTCGAAAACTTGATGATGAGGAAGCTGATTCTTTGTGGCAGTGTTATCAACCATCTTTTTTGTTATGAAAAGGGAGCAACAAAACAAAGCAAGTCTTTTGTATGAGTTACAAAAGAAGCCCCTTAACGTCTTTTTCTTTAGTGCCTCTAAAGTTTGAGGAGCACTTTATAATATGTAAAAACAAAgtattcagagagagagagagagagagagagagatcctttttcttttttcttttttttgggtacgtTTAACTCTCAGCTGCTACAAAATACAGACACCGAAATTGACACCCCTCCCAACCCCAAAGTGATTCAGACTTCAGAGGCTTCGGCTGGGGTGTGCTACAaaattcagagagagagagagagagagagagttgagtaTGTATGTCTCAGAGAGACTATTCTCTTACACTGAATTCAATTTGGTGTGGGATTGAGAGCTTTGGCAGTGGGGTATTTATATAAGCTAGAGCGGCTAGGAGTGTGTTACTTTATATGAAAGGCTAGAACTAGGAAAATAGCGCAGACCACCACGTGGTGTAAAAGACTCCACGAGTTCGCAGATGTCAACGACCAACGCATTCTTTCCGTGTTGCTTGACACGCACCACCTTGACTCAAACCGGTTTcaattctatttcttttttactttttatttttaccaatgtcggtataaaaaaaatataaaaagcgagacaaaatatttatatttaattatatatatattttaaatatagagAGTAAAATAGAGgatttgtatttagttttgatactattaactttttatttatatttttggattttgtaaTGGGAGCTCTAATTTATGATTCTTTACATACGTGTATAAACTAACGAAGTGGATctcgtaccgtaccggccggtacggccaaAAAATAGCATACCGTATCGGCTGGTATGGTCGAAAAATAGCGTACCGATTACCAAAACGGTACAGTTAACCCTTCATACCGTACCAGATTTTATTCCGGCCTGTTTCGGCATGTACCGACCTTTTCTGGCTGATTCGGCTATTTCGGCCGATAAATGTAAATTGGATATAAACCCCAAACTTACCTAATTTCTTTCATCATTTTGTATACCCTTTCATAAATCATAACTGCCCCCCAACTAAGCACTACTTTGGCTTTGAATAGTAAAATACAAGTATTGATCCTTATTATAACCGCAAGTAGTTAGAAGTAGAACTTAGAACTTGTAAAAagattcactttttttttttaattcttttttgttttttgttttttgtttttctaaattCCTTGACCACATACTGACATAAGTCAATgcactttattaaaaaaaaaaaaaaaaaaaaaaaaaaaaaagccaagaaCGGGGATCAAACAAAGCACTCCTTTGGGATCCCATTATTTGCTGTATTTAGCCTGATAATAAGCGAGccttattttgtaaaaaagagTTATAGTTTTCAAATTCTAATGTCCTATTCCTAATctttcaactttttcttttatggttGGACCAACCAAAAAAGGGAGGAAAAGtaatttattactttgtataaatttaatcaaaagtaacccttttttttttttgcatgagtGTAACAAATTTGTGGAGGTTAAAAAGTTTGCCATGAATCCGATACTTGTTAAGCAAACCCTTTCAAATTCTGTAAttcaattttaactttttatgtaACCACTACATTCCTGGGGTTCTTGACAAAGCTAGTAGCTatttatcttctcaaaaaagaaaaagaaaaagaaaaataaagctaGTAGTTATTTATGAAAAGCTTTAAATTTGGATTGATTGAGGAAGCAACGCTCTAGGTTATTTAgaagggaacaaaaaaaaacaaaacaaaaaggatCTAGGTTTAATTAAGTTAGAGTTTTTGTTTGCACCTAAATTCttttcaattaataataattcCCTATTTAGCTAGACCTTTAGCTTCTCTCGCATACTAGAAATGCATGAGCTATTATATTCAGTGGAATACAAATAGAGAACGTTgcgtttaaactttaaagtgaGATTCCTTAACCATCTTTCCCGTACTTGGTTTTGTAGTACGTATATATGATCTAAACTTgtttttgcttgttttttttttttcctgatctgAGGGTTGGGAAGAtgttttactttatgctttcaatgaatatcttcttttcttttttgttccttCACAATAGAATAATGAAGTTATCTTCTCTAGGCATTCAAATCTTCATgtttcaacatatatatatcataGACGACCCTTTGCTAATTAGACCAAACCCTATTTGTATAAACTTGTCACTCAAAGTCTAATTGAAGCTAAAGTGTATTTAAATCAACCAATGGTAAGCCTAGGATAAAAGTTACTATAGATGTGAGCAAGGAGTTTCCacttttagtaattttatatttgttggaTAAACTAACTAGGGTtttatcctatcaaaaaaaaaaaaaaaaaactaagtaggGTTATACCGCTAAATTAAGTTTGAAttgataattacaaaaatttcacagAATTATAAGGACACTTAAAATGCAATCACATGCCAacaatatacaaaaaataattaagaaataaatcgAGGTTCTTTTATTACCTTCTTCATTTTCACCCTTCTTTCCCTATGCTTCTTTCCTTAATCAAATGAATAAAACCTGCAAGAACTTCTCTTATAGAGAGAATAGGCAGAAGGTTATTCAGCTGTGCTTCTCTTCAATCTAACCGAGTCCTTTATATAGAGTTGAACGTAGGACTTACATGGACAAAAATCATACAAAAATCTATCACTTAAAAAACCCCACTTCTGAATATGTCAATTATATTATCACGTGTGTAGCTTCTCATCCATCCTTACTGATAGAGAATATGGTTCCTTCATTATTTAATCCtattagcatatatatatatatataaagctagCCATTATgaggaaattaaaaataaaaagtaataaaaaataaaaaacagtcaaatgtttctttttgtatgaccgtattaatttatatttatatatttcggTTAATGTATACCTTTAGGccatctatttttagaaacattttatgaaaaattaaaaaaattataaattttttttctaaaaatagtatactatttttaGAGCACACGATAgtaaaattgatatatatatatatatatatataaaatctaaattttttttttctttcgtttTATGAGGGAGGGTTTAGTACTAATGTACTATTCCTTTGCTTTCCATCACTATTTGCAGAAATTATAGCCACTGTAGGTGGACAAGTGGAATCTTATTCTCATTTTTTGTTCCCAATGACTGAGGGAAGAAAGGTTATTAGCCAAAGGCACTGATCAATCTTTGATAATGAGTATCTTAGAAAGTTTTTCCGCGGAATTCGACAACCTTTTCTCCTTTGGCAATAGACCTCTCATTGTGAaatactatttcttttttcttttttttgtctctgAACCACTATACTATCTTTGTCTGAAGTTTCTGGGCTCTTTTTATAAGATTAAACATTAGGCCATTTACattaatttatgcaaaaaattaggtttattttagtataataatctacttttttctgttttatttgAACCACTATTTCGAAACACTCgcatcaaattatttattctaacatctatttcattaaaatattattttttatattatttttcttttttcatatgcTATAATCAtcattcactctttttttttcatcctcaaaaaatataaacaaataatcaGAAAATGAAATGCTCAACAACAATGcttgtgtatatttacacaaatACTACAGTAAATATACATTTTGCGCAATTGATACATAAGTTGATGGAAGTAATTTTTTAGATTGGTTGAGTAAAATTTGACCTTTATATATGTCATTTTATGCGAGCTGATATAAGTGCACTTAATTAAAGTGCCAAACTGCTAATTAAAAGGTTTTGTCCCCTTTAAAAAGCTAGAAATTTTCACACTCAAAGATTATGATTAAAGCATACACCCATAATTAAGTATGACAGTGCTATAGTAGTTCATCACATGCAAATTTGGATCTTCtacattatccaaaaaaaaagaaaaaaaagaaaaagaaaaccttctTGAAAAGGGTTTCATGTTTGTCAGTATGATAAATCCAATCCCTAGCTTTTCAATACATTCCACAAACAGTCCAGACTcttgataatttaaaaaaaaaaaaaaaaaaggtgtgtgtgtgtgtgtgtatatatatatataatatgaatgAA
This genomic interval carries:
- the LOC142619382 gene encoding amino acid permease 3-like, producing the protein MKKMVDNTATKNQLPHHQVFDIDVIPHSGSKCIDDDGRLKRTGTVWTASAHIITAVIGSGVLSLAWATAQLGWVAGPTVMFLFSFVTYYTSTLLSACYRSGDPVNGKRNYTYMDAVRSNLGGSKVKICGLVQYLNLFGVAIGYTIASSISMVAIKRSNCFHSSDDKDPCHVNSNPYMIAFGIVQIIFSQIPDFDQLWWLSIVAAVMSFTYSTIGLALGIAKVVENGKISGSLTGISIGAVSQTQKIWLSFQALGDIAFAYSYSLILIEIQDTIKSPPAESKTMKKATLVSVGVTTLFYMLCGCMGYAAFGDNSPGNLLTGFGFYNPFWLLDIANAAIVIHLVGAYQVYCQPLFAFIEKEAANRFPDSDFITKDIKIQIPGYGHYKLNRFRLVWRSIFVVATTVISMLLPFFNDVVGLLGALGFWPLTVYFPVEMYIAQKKIPKWSTRWLCLQILSVACLIISIAAAAGSIAGVVIDLKSYKPFATSY